One part of the Arabidopsis thaliana chromosome 1 sequence genome encodes these proteins:
- the ATHSRP54A gene encoding signal recognition particle 54 kDa subunit (signal recognition particle 54 kDa subunit (ATHSRP54A); FUNCTIONS IN: 7S RNA binding, mRNA binding, nucleoside-triphosphatase activity, GTP binding, nucleotide binding; INVOLVED IN: SRP-dependent cotranslational protein targeting to membrane, signal sequence recognition, SRP-dependent cotranslational protein targeting to membrane; LOCATED IN: signal recognition particle, endoplasmic reticulum targeting, cytoplasm; EXPRESSED IN: 24 plant structures; EXPRESSED DURING: 15 growth stages; CONTAINS InterPro DOMAIN/s: ATPase, AAA+ type, core (InterPro:IPR003593), Signal recognition particle, SRP54 subunit, helical bundle (InterPro:IPR013822), Signal recognition particle, SRP54 subunit, M-domain (InterPro:IPR004125), Signal recognition particle, SRP54 subunit, GTPase (InterPro:IPR000897), Signal recognition particle, SRP54 subunit (InterPro:IPR006325); BEST Arabidopsis thaliana protein match is: Signal recognition particle, SRP54 subunit protein (TAIR:AT1G48900.1); Has 17558 Blast hits to 17547 proteins in 2928 species: Archae - 474; Bacteria - 10612; Metazoa - 362; Fungi - 294; Plants - 285; Viruses - 1; Other Eukaryotes - 5530 (source: NCBI BLink).), translated as MVLAELGGRITRAIQQMNNVTIIDEKVLNDFLNEITRALLQSDVSFGLVEKMQTNIKKIVNLDDLAAGHNKRLIIEQAIFKELCRMLDPGKPAFAPKKAKPSVVMFVGLQGAGKTTTCTKYAYYHQKKGYKAALVCADTFRAGAFDQLKQNATKAKIPFYGSYTESDPVKIAVEGVDRFKKEKCDLIIVDTSGRHKQAASLFEEMRQVAEATEPDLVIFVMDSSIGQAAFEQAEAFKETVSVGAVIITKMDGHAKGGGALSAVAATKSPVIFIGTGEHMDEFEVFDVKPFVSRLLGKGDWSGLVDKLQEVVPKDLQNELVENLSQGNFTLRSMYDQFQCSLRIPLNQLFSMLPGISAEMMPKGHGEESRVKMKRYMTMMDSMTNKELDSPNPKIFNESRIMRIARGSGRLVREVMEMLEEYKRIAKTMKGIKIPKNGDMSKVIPPQMLKQMGGMSGLQSLMKQMGSAKDMMGMFGGGGK; from the exons atggtgttGGCGGAGCTCGGCGGCCGGATAACCCGCGCCATACAGCAGATGAACAATGTGACAATAATCGATGAAAAGGTTTTGAATGATTTCTTAAACGAGATTACTCGCGCTTTGCTCCAGTCCGATGTTTCTTTTGGCCTTGTGGAAAAGATGCAGACCAATATTAAGAAGATCGTTAACCTCGACGATCTAGCAGCTGGCCACAACAAACGCCTGATCATCGAGCAG GCTATCTTCAAGGAACTCTGTAGGATGCTGGATCCAGGAAAGCCTGCCTTTGCCCCCAAAAAGGCCAAACCTAGTGTAGTGATGTTCGTCGGTTTACAAG GTGCTGGAAAAACCACAACATGTACCAAGTATGCTTACTATCATCAGAAGAAAGGGTACAAAGCAGCTCTAGTGTGTGCGGATACTTTCAGGGCCGGTGCTTTTGATCAGCTGAAACAGAATGCCACCAAGGCTAAGATCCCCTTTTATGGAAG CTACACAGAATCCGATCCTGTGAAAATTGCTGTTGAGGGAGTTGATAggttcaagaaagaaaagtgtgATCTTATTATTGTTGACACCAGTGGTCGCCATAAACAAGCAGCTTCTCTCTTTGAAGAAATGCGTCAAGTTGCTGAAGCAACG GAACCAGATCTTGTTATATTTGTTATGGATAGCAGTATTGGTCAAGCTGCATTTGAACAAGCTGAAGCTTTTAAGGAAACTGTATCTGTTGGAGCTGTAATTATTACTAAGATGGACGGCCATGCCAAGGGAGGTGGTGCTCTTAGCGC TGTTGCAGCTACAAAAAGTCCTGTGATATTCATTGGAACAGGAGAGCATATGGATGAGTTTGAAGTGTTTGACGTTAAACCATTTGTCAGCCGTCTCTTAG GAAAGGGTGATTGGTCTGGACTCGTGGATAAACTACAAGAGGTGGTACCTAAAGATCTACAGAATGAACTTGTAGAAAATCTCTCTCAGGGTAACTTTACGTTGAGAAGTATGTACGACCAGTTCCAGTGCTCTCTGCGGATTCCACTTAATCAG CTTTTCTCGATGCTGCCTGGAATTAGTGCTGAAATGATGCCGAAAGGACATGGTGAAGAAAGCCGAGTGAAGATGAAGCGATACATGACAATGATGGATTCTATGACAAATAAAG AACTTGACAGCCCAAACCCAAAGATTTTTAACGAGTCAAGGATAATGAGGATAGCGAGAGGGTCAGGGAGGTTAGTAAGAGAAGTGATGGAGATGTTGGAAGAGTACAAGAGGATAGCAAAGACAATGAAAGGGATCAAGATCCCAAAGAACGGAGACATGAGCAAGGTCATACCGCCTCAGATGCTAAAACAGATGGGCGGCATGAGCGGTCTGCAGAGTCTCATGAAGCAGATGGGTTCGGCTAAGGACATGATGGGAATGTTTGGTGGCGGAGGCAAGTAG
- a CDS encoding seed dormancy control protein (unknown protein; FUNCTIONS IN: molecular_function unknown; INVOLVED IN: biological_process unknown; EXPRESSED IN: flower; EXPRESSED DURING: petal differentiation and expansion stage; Has 30201 Blast hits to 17322 proteins in 780 species: Archae - 12; Bacteria - 1396; Metazoa - 17338; Fungi - 3422; Plants - 5037; Viruses - 0; Other Eukaryotes - 2996 (source: NCBI BLink).) produces MTRMEVARLEENGFEEPNNGEELSWDDLEREAASNISSKRSHAERSHQHESFTKGDELSGDLYELWRQEQNSIAARLDKELKSRWELDELIEEQLSRYQSHYDNSMVSTFLKDVSNLVLPTWIPPHELAAVAWLGDWRPTSILDLVRILAAQNPSFSLSESSLRVLSQLLREIRIEEAVIDEEYAEIQATGVLYLPFSPLCNTRLHEEALRSVQELFGNIHKVISKAQRLRYKVLELVMKKLLNQTDTAEFVVAFAGIQDAIHQFGEQKKLRKIYPAVPSPLKGSGSSS; encoded by the exons ATGACGAGAATGGAAGTTGCGCGACT TGAAGAGAATGGATTTGAAGAACCAAACAATGGGGAAGAACTTTCCTGGGATGATCTGGAGAGAGAAGCTGCTAGTAATATATCATCTAAAAGATCTCATGCTGAGAGATCTCACCAACACGAATCTTTTACAAAAG GTGACGAACTTTCTGGAGACTTGTACGAACTGTGGAGGCAAGAACAGAACAGCATTGCGGCAAGGCTAGACAAAGAGCTAAAATCCAGGTGGGAACTCGATGAACTGATTGAAGAACAGCTGAGCAGATACCAGTCCCATTACGACAATTCCATGGTTTCAACTTTCTTAAAGGATGTCTCTAACCTCGTCTTACCCACGTGGATACCACCTCATGAGCTAGCTGCTGTGGCCTGGCTTGGAGACTGGCGTCCCACCTCCATTCTTGACCTTGTCCGCATTCTGGCAGCTCAAAACCCCTCCTTCTCTCTGTCTGAGTCGAGTTTACGCGTGCTCTCTCAGCTTTTACGTGAGATACGCATCGAAGAGGCCGTTATTGATGAGGAATATGCAGAAATTCAGGCCACCGGTGTCTTGTACCTCCCTTTTTCCCCGCTCTGCAATACTCGGTTGCATGAAGAAGCTCTGCGTTCTGTGCAGGAGCTGTTTGGGAACATACATAAAGTCATCTCAAAGGCACAACGACTCAG GTATAAAGTGTTGGAGctggtgatgaagaagctgcTGAATCAAACGGATACAGCCGAGTTTGTGGTCGCATTTGCAGGGATTCAAGACGCCATACACCAGTTTGGAGAGCAGAAGAAGCTAAGAAAGATTTACCCAGCAGTTCCTTCACCTCTGAAGGGATCAGGATCATCTAGTTGA
- a CDS encoding seed dormancy control protein (unknown protein; FUNCTIONS IN: molecular_function unknown; INVOLVED IN: biological_process unknown; LOCATED IN: endomembrane system; EXPRESSED IN: flower; EXPRESSED DURING: petal differentiation and expansion stage; Has 62 Blast hits to 62 proteins in 17 species: Archae - 0; Bacteria - 0; Metazoa - 0; Fungi - 0; Plants - 62; Viruses - 0; Other Eukaryotes - 0 (source: NCBI BLink).): protein MRLQELVLVKISLVFLWLIGFVFLQRSEENGFEEPNNGEELSWDDLEREAASNISSKRSHAERSHQHESFTKGDELSGDLYELWRQEQNSIAARLDKELKSRWELDELIEEQLSRYQSHYDNSMVSTFLKDVSNLVLPTWIPPHELAAVAWLGDWRPTSILDLVRILAAQNPSFSLSESSLRVLSQLLREIRIEEAVIDEEYAEIQATGVLYLPFSPLCNTRLHEEALRSVQELFGNIHKVISKAQRLRYKVLELVMKKLLNQTDTAEFVVAFAGIQDAIHQFGEQKKLRKIYPAVPSPLKGSGSSS, encoded by the exons ATGAGATTACAAGAGTTGGTTCTTGTGAAAATCAGCTTAGTTTTCTTATGGTTAATTGGGTTTGTCTTCCTGCAACGTAGTGAAGAGAATGGATTTGAAGAACCAAACAATGGGGAAGAACTTTCCTGGGATGATCTGGAGAGAGAAGCTGCTAGTAATATATCATCTAAAAGATCTCATGCTGAGAGATCTCACCAACACGAATCTTTTACAAAAG GTGACGAACTTTCTGGAGACTTGTACGAACTGTGGAGGCAAGAACAGAACAGCATTGCGGCAAGGCTAGACAAAGAGCTAAAATCCAGGTGGGAACTCGATGAACTGATTGAAGAACAGCTGAGCAGATACCAGTCCCATTACGACAATTCCATGGTTTCAACTTTCTTAAAGGATGTCTCTAACCTCGTCTTACCCACGTGGATACCACCTCATGAGCTAGCTGCTGTGGCCTGGCTTGGAGACTGGCGTCCCACCTCCATTCTTGACCTTGTCCGCATTCTGGCAGCTCAAAACCCCTCCTTCTCTCTGTCTGAGTCGAGTTTACGCGTGCTCTCTCAGCTTTTACGTGAGATACGCATCGAAGAGGCCGTTATTGATGAGGAATATGCAGAAATTCAGGCCACCGGTGTCTTGTACCTCCCTTTTTCCCCGCTCTGCAATACTCGGTTGCATGAAGAAGCTCTGCGTTCTGTGCAGGAGCTGTTTGGGAACATACATAAAGTCATCTCAAAGGCACAACGACTCAG GTATAAAGTGTTGGAGctggtgatgaagaagctgcTGAATCAAACGGATACAGCCGAGTTTGTGGTCGCATTTGCAGGGATTCAAGACGCCATACACCAGTTTGGAGAGCAGAAGAAGCTAAGAAAGATTTACCCAGCAGTTCCTTCACCTCTGAAGGGATCAGGATCATCTAGTTGA